A stretch of Coturnix japonica isolate 7356 chromosome 11, Coturnix japonica 2.1, whole genome shotgun sequence DNA encodes these proteins:
- the AKTIP gene encoding AKT-interacting protein isoform X1 encodes MNPFWSMSAASGRKRPEADEKTLSGELRTSPSRASGKKQLPSVPKNAVPVTKPASPAMSSQSTNGTHASYGPFYLEYSLLAEFTLVVKQKLPGVYIQPSYRSALMWFGVIFIRHGLYQDGVFKFTVYIPDNYPDGDCPRLVFDLPVFHPLVDPLSGELDVKRAFAKWRRNHNHIWQVLMYARRVFYKIDTTSPLNPEAAVLYEKDIQLFKSKVVDSVKLCSSHIFDQPKIEDPYAIVFSPWNPAIHDEARAKMLSQRKKPEDQHCKNMHVSGLSWVKPGSVQPFSKEEKTMPT; translated from the exons ATGAACCCTTTCTGGAGCATGTCTGCAGCTTCTGGCCGCAAG AGACCTGAAGCTGATGAGAAAACTTTGAGTGGGGAACTGAGAACCAGTCCTTCAAGAgcttctggaaagaaacagtTGCCTTCTGTTCCGAAGAATGCTGTGCCAGTTACCAAGCCTGCGTCCCCTGCCATGTCATCCCAGTCAACAAATGGAACACATGCTTCTTATGGGCCTTTTTATTTGGAGTATTCCCTCCTTGCAGAGTT TACGTTGGTTGTGAAGCAGAAATTGCCGGGTGTCTACATTCAGCCATCCTACAGATCAGCACTAA TGTGGTTTGGAGTGATATTCATAAGACACGGGCTGTACCAGGATGGTGTGTTCAAATTTACTGTCTATATTCCTGATAATTACCCTGATGGAGACTGCCCG CGTTTGGTTTTTGATCTGCCTGTCTTCCATCCACTAGTAGATCCCTTGTCTGGTGAGCTGGATGTGAAAAGAGCGTTTGCGAAATGGAG gCGAAATCATAATCACATATGGCAAGTACTAATGTATGCTCGCAGAGTCTTTTACAAGATCGATACAACTAGTCCTCTGAACCctgaggctgcagtgct GTATGAAAAAGATATTCAACTGTTCAAAAGTAAAGTGGTAGACAGTGTCAAACTATGCAGCAGTCACATATTTGATCAGCCCAAAATAGAGGATCCCTATGCAATCGT TTTTTCTCCTTGGAATCCAGCTATACATGATGAAGCTAGAGCGAAGATGTTAAGTCAGAGG AAGAAACCAGAAGATCAGCACTGCAAAAACATGCATGTCTCTGGCCTGTCATGGGTAAAGCCTGGCTCAGTTCAGCCTTTCAGCAAAGAAGAGAAGACAATGCCTACCTAG
- the AKTIP gene encoding AKT-interacting protein isoform X2, whose product MNPFWSMSAASGRKRPEADEKTLSGELRTSPSRASGKKQLPSVPKNAVPVTKPASPAMSSQSTNGTHASYGPFYLEYSLLAEFTLVVKQKLPGVYIQPSYRSALMWFGVIFIRHGLYQDGVFKFTVYIPDNYPDGDCPRLVFDLPVFHPLVDPLSGELDVKRAFAKWRRNHNHIWQVLMYARRVFYKIDTTSPLNPEAAVLYEKDIQLFKSKVVDSVKLCSSHIFDQPKIEDPYAIVFSPWNPAIHDEARAKMLSQRKPEDQHCKNMHVSGLSWVKPGSVQPFSKEEKTMPT is encoded by the exons ATGAACCCTTTCTGGAGCATGTCTGCAGCTTCTGGCCGCAAG AGACCTGAAGCTGATGAGAAAACTTTGAGTGGGGAACTGAGAACCAGTCCTTCAAGAgcttctggaaagaaacagtTGCCTTCTGTTCCGAAGAATGCTGTGCCAGTTACCAAGCCTGCGTCCCCTGCCATGTCATCCCAGTCAACAAATGGAACACATGCTTCTTATGGGCCTTTTTATTTGGAGTATTCCCTCCTTGCAGAGTT TACGTTGGTTGTGAAGCAGAAATTGCCGGGTGTCTACATTCAGCCATCCTACAGATCAGCACTAA TGTGGTTTGGAGTGATATTCATAAGACACGGGCTGTACCAGGATGGTGTGTTCAAATTTACTGTCTATATTCCTGATAATTACCCTGATGGAGACTGCCCG CGTTTGGTTTTTGATCTGCCTGTCTTCCATCCACTAGTAGATCCCTTGTCTGGTGAGCTGGATGTGAAAAGAGCGTTTGCGAAATGGAG gCGAAATCATAATCACATATGGCAAGTACTAATGTATGCTCGCAGAGTCTTTTACAAGATCGATACAACTAGTCCTCTGAACCctgaggctgcagtgct GTATGAAAAAGATATTCAACTGTTCAAAAGTAAAGTGGTAGACAGTGTCAAACTATGCAGCAGTCACATATTTGATCAGCCCAAAATAGAGGATCCCTATGCAATCGT TTTTTCTCCTTGGAATCCAGCTATACATGATGAAGCTAGAGCGAAGATGTTAAGTCAGAGG AAACCAGAAGATCAGCACTGCAAAAACATGCATGTCTCTGGCCTGTCATGGGTAAAGCCTGGCTCAGTTCAGCCTTTCAGCAAAGAAGAGAAGACAATGCCTACCTAG
- the AKTIP gene encoding AKT-interacting protein isoform X3 — protein sequence MNPFWSMSAASGRKRPEADEKTLSGELRTSPSRASGKKQLPSVPKNAVPVTKPASPAMSSQSTNGTHASYGPFYLEYSLLAEFTLVVKQKLPGVYIQPSYRSALMWFGVIFIRHGLYQDGVFKFTVYIPDNYPDGDCPRLVFDLPVFHPLVDPLSGELDVKRAFAKWRRNHNHIWQVLMYARRVFYKIDTTSPLNPEAAVLYEKDIQLFKSKVVDSVKLCSSHIFDQPKIEDPYAIVFSPWNPAIHDEARAKMLSQRLPI from the exons ATGAACCCTTTCTGGAGCATGTCTGCAGCTTCTGGCCGCAAG AGACCTGAAGCTGATGAGAAAACTTTGAGTGGGGAACTGAGAACCAGTCCTTCAAGAgcttctggaaagaaacagtTGCCTTCTGTTCCGAAGAATGCTGTGCCAGTTACCAAGCCTGCGTCCCCTGCCATGTCATCCCAGTCAACAAATGGAACACATGCTTCTTATGGGCCTTTTTATTTGGAGTATTCCCTCCTTGCAGAGTT TACGTTGGTTGTGAAGCAGAAATTGCCGGGTGTCTACATTCAGCCATCCTACAGATCAGCACTAA TGTGGTTTGGAGTGATATTCATAAGACACGGGCTGTACCAGGATGGTGTGTTCAAATTTACTGTCTATATTCCTGATAATTACCCTGATGGAGACTGCCCG CGTTTGGTTTTTGATCTGCCTGTCTTCCATCCACTAGTAGATCCCTTGTCTGGTGAGCTGGATGTGAAAAGAGCGTTTGCGAAATGGAG gCGAAATCATAATCACATATGGCAAGTACTAATGTATGCTCGCAGAGTCTTTTACAAGATCGATACAACTAGTCCTCTGAACCctgaggctgcagtgct GTATGAAAAAGATATTCAACTGTTCAAAAGTAAAGTGGTAGACAGTGTCAAACTATGCAGCAGTCACATATTTGATCAGCCCAAAATAGAGGATCCCTATGCAATCGT TTTTTCTCCTTGGAATCCAGCTATACATGATGAAGCTAGAGCGAAGATGTTAAGTCAGAGG TTGCCAATCTGA